Part of the Kitasatospora sp. NBC_00374 genome is shown below.
CGCCGTAGTGGCGCTCGTTGAGGCGCCAGCTGCGACGGACCGGGATCCAGTGCCGGTCGGCCTTGTCCAGGGCGATCTGCGAGGTGCGGATGGCGCGCCGGAGCAGGGACGTGTGCACCACGTCGGGGAAGTATCCCTCGGCGGTGAGCAGCTCGCCGCCGCGCGCGGCCTCCTTCTCACCCTTCTCGTTGAGGTCGACGTCGACCCAGCCGGTGAAGAGGTTCTTCTGGTTCCACTGGCTCTCGCCGTGGCGGAGCAGGATCAGTCGGTAGGTCGTGTCAGCCATGGCCCACAGCTTAGTGGAGGCCGAAAACGGCTGGTCGGGCCGGAGGGCCGCTGGGTAATGTGCGCTTTGCACTAGAGCCACTTACTGCACATCTTCTGCCCGCTGAGCGGTTCACCGTGTTCCGCCAGGTCGGCAGCCTGCCGACCGGGAGTACCCGTTGCCCGCACCCACCCGCCTGCGCGCCACCCTCGCGGAAGCCGTGGGCGGTCTGCCCCCGGCCTTCTGGTGGCTGTGGATCTCCACCCTGGTGAACCGGCTCGGCGGTTTCGTGGTCACCTACCTGGCGCTCTACCTGACCGTCGAGCGCGGCTACCCGGCCTCGTACGCGGGCATGGTGGCGGGCCTGTTCGGGCTCGGCTCGGCGATCTCCTCGCTCGGCGGCGGGGTGCTCGCGGACCGGCTCGGGCGGCGTCCGACCCTGGTCGTGGCACAGGTGGCGACGGCGCTCTTCACGGCGGCGCTCGGCTTCGCGGACGGGCCGGCGGCGATCGCCGCGGTCGCCTTCCTGGTCGGCCTGGCCGGCAACGCCTCGCGGCCCGCCGTCTCGGCGATGATCGCCGACCTGGTGCCGGCCGAGGACCGGGTCCGGGCGTACTCGTTGAACTACTGGGCGATCAACATCGGCTTCGGCGTCTCCGCCGCGGTCGCCGGGCTGATCGCCACCCACGGCTACCTCGCGCTCTTCCTGCTGGACGCGCTCTCCACGCTGATGTGCGCCGTGGTGGTGTTCGTCCGTGTCCCCGAGACCCGGCCCGAGACCGCCGGGCACGCAGGCGCCGCCCGCGGCTCCGCCGCCGGCCCGGCGGAGCCGCGGATCGGACTGGGCACGGTGTTCCGGGACGGCCGGTTCATGGCTCTGGTCGGGGTCAACCTGCTGCTGGCCCTGGTCGCCCAGCAGGGCAGCACCACCCTGGCGGTCGACATGGGCCGAGCCGGCATCTCGACCACCCGGTACGGGCTGGTCATCGGCCTGAACGGGCTGCTGATCGTGCTGCTCCAGCTGCCGATGGGCAAGCTCATGGAGGGCCGCAGCCGGACGGCGCTGCTGGTCGCGAGTGCGCTGCTGACCGGCTGGGGCTTCGGACTGACCGCGCTGGCCGGCTCGTCCGCCGGCTTCTTCGCCTTCACCGTGGCGGTCTGGACGATCGGCGAGATCATGGCCGCGCCGACCATGATGGGCCTGGTCGCCGAGCTCTCCCCGGCCCGGGCCCGCGGACGCTACCAGGGCGTCCACTCGCTGTCCTGGTCGCTGGCGTCCTTCCTCGGGCCGGCGGCCGGCGGCTACCTGCTCCAGCACGCGGGCAGCACGGTGGTCTGGACGGCCTGCGGCGTGTGCGGGACGGTGGCCGCCGCCGCGTTCCTGCGGGTCGGACGGCAGCCCGTGGCGGCGCCGGCGGCGGTCGCGGAGCCCACGGACGCCAGGATCCCGGTCGCGTCCTAGCCGGCCGGCGCGGCCCGGGTCACTCGGGCCCCGTCACTCCGGCCGGGTCACTCCGGACGGGGCGCTGCTGCGTCGGTGTCGCCGGCGTCCGCGTCCGCGTCGGCGGCCCGCGGCGGGGCGGCCAGGTGCGCGAAGGCCTCCAGATTGCGGGTGGACTCGCCGCGCTTGGTGCGCCACTCCCACTCGCGCCGGATCGCGGTCGCGAAGCCGAGTTCGAGCAGGGTGTTGAAGGGCTCGTCGGCGTTCTGCAGGACGGTGCCGAGCAGGCGGTCCACCGCGTCCGGGGTCAACGCCTCCAGCGGCAGCCGGCCGGCCAGGTAGACGTCGCCGAGCGCGTCGACGGCGTACGCGACGCCGTACAGCCGGGCGTTGCGCTCCAGCAGCCACCGGTAGACGGCCTCGTGGTTCTCGTCGGGCCGGCGGACCACGAAGGCGTTGACCGACAGCGTGTGGTCACCGACCCGCAGCGCGCAGGTGGTGGACAGCTTCCGGTTGCCCGGAAGGGTGGCCACCAGCGTGTACGGGTCGGTGACGGCCTGTTCCCAGGCCACGCCGGCCTCGTCGAGCGCGGTGCGCAGCAGAGTGAGCGACTCGTCCTTGGTGCGGATTGCCATGGGGCTGACGTTACTCGGCGGTAGAGGCGGTGCGCAGCCGGACAGGCCCGGGCGGGCCGGACAGGCCCGGGCGCCCGGGTGCCGTCGCGCGCGGTCAGGCGAAGCGCAGCCGCGCGCCGGTACGGACGTCCGGGCGGGCGAGCGCACCCGAGTACACCTCGGCCGTGGCCGCGGCGGCCGTGGCCCAGCCGAAGCCGGCCGCGTGCCGGGCCGCGGCCTGCCCCTGCCGGGCCGTGAGCTCGGGATCCGTGACGTACGGACGCAGGGCCCGCGCCCAGTCCTGCGGGTCGTGGCCGTCCACCAGCGTGCCGGTGACGCCGTCCCGGACGGCGACCGGGAGCCCGCCGACGGCCGCCGCCACCACCGGGGTGCCGCAGGCCTGCGCCTCTAGGGCGACCAGGCCGAAGGACTCGCTGTACGAGGGCATCACCAGCGCGGTGGCCGCCCGGTACCAGTCCGCCAGCTGCGCCTGCCCGACCGGCGGACAGAACCGGACCACGTCCGAGATGCCCAGCTGGGCGGCGAGCTTGTGCAGACTCTCCGGACGCGCGAGGCCGGTGCCCGAGGGGCCGCCGACGACCGGCACCACCAGCCGCTCGCGCAGCTGCGGCTCGCGCTCCAGGAGCACGCCGACGGCGCGCAGCAGCACGTCGGGCGCCTTGAGCGGCTGTATCCGGCCGGCGAAGAGCAGCACCGAAGCGTCCTGCGGCAGCCCCAGCGCCGCCCTGGCCTCGTGCCGGCCCCGGGCGCCGGGGGTCCGGTCGGGGCCGGCGGGCCGGAACACGTCGAGGTTGACCCCGGGGTGGACGACGGCGAGCTGGGCCGGGCGGGCCCCGTAGTGGTGGGAGAGCTCGGCGGCCTCCTCGGCCGTGTTGGCGATCAGCCGGTCGGCGGCCTCGACCACCTGGGTCTCACCGATCACCCGGGCCGGGGGCTCCGGGGTGTCGCC
Proteins encoded:
- a CDS encoding MDR family MFS transporter, with translation MPAPTRLRATLAEAVGGLPPAFWWLWISTLVNRLGGFVVTYLALYLTVERGYPASYAGMVAGLFGLGSAISSLGGGVLADRLGRRPTLVVAQVATALFTAALGFADGPAAIAAVAFLVGLAGNASRPAVSAMIADLVPAEDRVRAYSLNYWAINIGFGVSAAVAGLIATHGYLALFLLDALSTLMCAVVVFVRVPETRPETAGHAGAARGSAAGPAEPRIGLGTVFRDGRFMALVGVNLLLALVAQQGSTTLAVDMGRAGISTTRYGLVIGLNGLLIVLLQLPMGKLMEGRSRTALLVASALLTGWGFGLTALAGSSAGFFAFTVAVWTIGEIMAAPTMMGLVAELSPARARGRYQGVHSLSWSLASFLGPAAGGYLLQHAGSTVVWTACGVCGTVAAAAFLRVGRQPVAAPAAVAEPTDARIPVAS
- the mshA gene encoding D-inositol-3-phosphate glycosyltransferase, whose product is MPSTRNRLQSLVGGRARRPRRIAMLSVHTSPLHQPGTGDAGGMNVYIVELAKRLAELNIEVEVFTRAVSSEDAPTVQLAPGVLVRHVTAGPYEGLIKEDLPAQLCAFTHGVLRTEAGHRPGHYDLVHSHYWLSGQVGWLAAERWGVPLVHTMHTMAKVKNAALAEGDTPEPPARVIGETQVVEAADRLIANTAEEAAELSHHYGARPAQLAVVHPGVNLDVFRPAGPDRTPGARGRHEARAALGLPQDASVLLFAGRIQPLKAPDVLLRAVGVLLEREPQLRERLVVPVVGGPSGTGLARPESLHKLAAQLGISDVVRFCPPVGQAQLADWYRAATALVMPSYSESFGLVALEAQACGTPVVAAAVGGLPVAVRDGVTGTLVDGHDPQDWARALRPYVTDPELTARQGQAAARHAAGFGWATAAAATAEVYSGALARPDVRTGARLRFA
- a CDS encoding YbjN domain-containing protein, yielding MAIRTKDESLTLLRTALDEAGVAWEQAVTDPYTLVATLPGNRKLSTTCALRVGDHTLSVNAFVVRRPDENHEAVYRWLLERNARLYGVAYAVDALGDVYLAGRLPLEALTPDAVDRLLGTVLQNADEPFNTLLELGFATAIRREWEWRTKRGESTRNLEAFAHLAAPPRAADADADAGDTDAAAPRPE